One stretch of Aquimarina sp. Aq107 DNA includes these proteins:
- a CDS encoding carbohydrate-binding protein, giving the protein MKISNYSISIILVIFLLLTNTSKAQILVSHDFNNGNLGPFNVCTTQNPNYSKVVNGRLKTWWTSEGYNGTRMDKGAEACGDQWTTYKEGWYGMNLELGSDYPKNKKAGIAQIFGFIPGFWSWESMLQVENGDLTIIHRSNGGSSSNVEEVVYSNFPYETEVPIVIHFILSNQNKGEFEIWVNGVSEYRKTNINFGFGNFDSNDKKIGNADEDFGSESAGSLTVLKMGQYNFQDSEYETNETRTVYYDNVSWYNGPNGYDIVNPSEATVEICESHDAFSKIEAEDFCEQSGIQTGTTNSFVGWVNNGDWVQYKNIDFGSGANSIEMSVSSGTSGGIIEIRQGSISGALLGTVEVTNTGSFTSWETLTVNISEVSEKQDVYFIFKGGSGYLLDVDWFQFSEDTTTNLCNSPLIDVTPPSNLTSGISYAYYEGNWNSLPDFNSLSPISTGIGSAIDLSNTQSQDNFGLTFDGYINVPSNGSYTFYTTSDDGSTLWIDGIKIVDNDGLHGAREEFGTVCLEAGYHEIEVQFFERTGGNVLSVAYEGPGISKQNVPTYYGATNNTITIQEDETGFCFADGTVDNNHTGHTGTGFINTDNVYGNGIDWKINGSTGSYTIIWKYASTSNRLAKLVVDGSTVASNINFNATGSWTTWETESITVNLSDGIKDIRLEATNNSGLGNIDYIQIIGPNVSALSCATIGEDCSDFFGGLSITQTNPGCSNNNGQIIVNFEDSDVYTQIQLSIDGGNSYPITVNDNTGSYSFTGLSNAEYQVAARYAGGDCEYNVAHLILIQDCGDIPLNPGGVSWHDSYEANGFCWCSTNFDHNLGSKKVIVNGTQYSVVDICDELEKHPLFRSRNNGDNIYNDVQCGNGPINDSNDEPLCPGRVDMGVEGCLVRGVHWDMEWLASRDRFKTDNKFPEDVAKEAPTVYPNPLKESSLLNITVSGLGLSRVEVYNLAGLRIHSENINGKSAALDLQHLNTGVYIIKILDNKQSYFNKISVQK; this is encoded by the coding sequence ATGAAAATTTCAAATTATAGCATCTCAATAATACTTGTGATATTCTTACTACTTACAAATACCTCTAAGGCACAAATTCTTGTTTCTCATGATTTTAATAATGGTAATCTTGGTCCATTTAATGTATGTACAACTCAAAACCCTAATTATTCTAAAGTGGTTAATGGACGTCTAAAAACTTGGTGGACATCAGAAGGTTATAATGGAACCAGAATGGACAAAGGAGCCGAAGCTTGCGGAGATCAATGGACAACATACAAAGAAGGATGGTATGGAATGAATTTGGAGTTAGGCTCGGACTATCCTAAAAACAAAAAAGCAGGTATTGCACAAATTTTTGGATTTATCCCTGGCTTTTGGTCTTGGGAATCAATGTTACAGGTCGAAAATGGAGACTTAACAATTATTCATAGGTCTAATGGTGGTAGTAGTAGCAATGTTGAAGAAGTAGTATATTCTAATTTTCCTTACGAAACAGAGGTTCCGATTGTGATTCATTTTATTTTATCTAATCAAAACAAAGGTGAATTTGAGATTTGGGTAAATGGAGTTAGTGAATACAGGAAAACAAATATAAATTTTGGATTCGGAAATTTTGATAGTAATGATAAGAAAATAGGTAATGCTGATGAAGATTTTGGATCCGAAAGTGCTGGTTCATTAACGGTTTTAAAAATGGGACAATATAATTTCCAAGATTCTGAATATGAGACTAATGAAACAAGAACTGTATATTATGATAATGTTTCTTGGTATAATGGTCCTAACGGATATGATATTGTAAATCCTAGCGAAGCTACAGTAGAAATTTGTGAAAGTCATGATGCATTTTCAAAGATTGAAGCAGAAGATTTTTGTGAACAATCTGGTATACAAACTGGAACTACTAATTCTTTTGTAGGATGGGTAAATAATGGTGACTGGGTGCAATATAAAAATATTGATTTTGGTTCTGGTGCAAATTCAATAGAAATGTCTGTATCAAGTGGAACATCTGGAGGGATAATTGAAATAAGACAAGGAAGTATTTCCGGAGCTTTATTAGGAACAGTAGAAGTTACCAATACTGGATCTTTTACATCATGGGAAACTCTAACAGTAAATATATCTGAAGTAAGTGAAAAGCAAGATGTTTATTTTATCTTTAAGGGTGGAAGTGGATATTTATTAGATGTCGATTGGTTTCAGTTTTCGGAAGATACAACAACTAACCTTTGTAATTCACCATTAATAGATGTAACACCTCCTTCTAACCTTACTTCCGGTATTAGTTATGCATATTATGAAGGTAATTGGAATTCACTTCCTGATTTTAATTCACTATCACCAATATCTACTGGAATAGGATCTGCAATTGATCTTAGTAATACGCAAAGTCAAGATAATTTCGGATTGACATTCGATGGCTATATAAATGTCCCAAGTAATGGTAGTTATACATTTTATACAACATCCGACGATGGTTCTACTCTTTGGATTGACGGAATTAAAATAGTAGATAATGATGGATTACACGGTGCACGTGAAGAATTCGGAACAGTTTGTTTAGAAGCTGGGTATCACGAGATAGAAGTTCAATTTTTTGAAAGAACTGGTGGAAATGTATTGTCTGTGGCATATGAAGGTCCAGGTATTTCTAAGCAAAATGTACCTACTTATTATGGAGCTACTAATAATACAATTACCATTCAAGAAGATGAAACTGGATTCTGCTTTGCTGATGGTACTGTTGATAACAATCACACAGGACATACGGGAACAGGATTTATTAATACCGATAATGTGTATGGTAATGGTATTGATTGGAAAATAAATGGATCAACTGGGTCATATACTATTATATGGAAATATGCTAGTACAAGTAACAGATTAGCAAAATTAGTCGTTGATGGGTCTACTGTAGCGAGTAATATCAATTTTAATGCTACAGGAAGTTGGACTACTTGGGAAACAGAATCTATAACAGTAAATCTTTCTGATGGTATAAAAGACATACGCCTAGAAGCTACTAATAATTCAGGACTTGGTAATATAGATTATATACAAATAATAGGACCAAATGTCTCAGCATTGTCTTGCGCAACTATTGGTGAAGATTGTTCAGATTTCTTTGGAGGACTTTCAATTACACAAACTAATCCTGGTTGTAGTAACAATAATGGCCAAATTATTGTCAATTTTGAAGATTCAGATGTGTATACACAAATTCAATTAAGTATTGATGGAGGAAACTCCTACCCTATTACTGTTAATGACAATACTGGCTCTTATAGTTTTACAGGTTTGAGCAATGCAGAATATCAAGTAGCTGCTAGATATGCAGGTGGAGATTGTGAATACAATGTGGCGCATCTAATTCTAATTCAGGATTGTGGAGATATTCCTTTAAATCCTGGAGGAGTTTCTTGGCATGACAGTTATGAAGCTAACGGATTTTGTTGGTGTAGCACTAATTTTGATCACAATTTAGGAAGTAAAAAAGTAATTGTTAATGGAACACAGTACAGTGTAGTTGATATTTGTGATGAATTAGAAAAGCATCCATTATTTAGATCAAGAAATAATGGAGACAATATCTATAATGATGTTCAATGTGGAAATGGACCTATTAATGATTCGAATGACGAACCATTATGTCCTGGTAGAGTTGATATGGGTGTTGAAGGATGTTTAGTAAGAGGTGTACATTGGGATATGGAATGGCTAGCAAGTAGAGATCGTTTTAAAACAGATAACAAATTCCCTGAAGATGTAGCAAAAGAAGCACCAACAGTATACCCTAATCCTTTAAAAGAAAGTAGTTTACTAAACATAACTGTTTCTGGTTTAGGTTTATCTCGAGTAGAAGTTTATAATTTAGCCGGTTTACGGATACACTCAGAGAATATTAATGGAAAATCAGCAGCTTTAGATTTACAACACTTGAATACTGGTGTTTATATCATAAAAATTCTTGATAATAAACAATCATACTTCAATAAAATAAGTGTTCAAAAATAA